The genomic segment GGAAAAGAGGTCAGTTTTCAAATGCAGCGACAGACTTCTTATGTTCTCTTTCTTACCTGTTTGATGACATCTTATTTGAACTTTTGATAGATTGGTTGGATCTATGGTTCCGTTACGGAAGATATTCTTACTGGGTTCAAGATGCATGCCCGCGGTTGGATATCAGTCTACTGCAATCCTCCACGCCCTGCGTTCAAGGGATCTGCACCAATCAATCTTTCTGATCGTTTGAACCAAGTTCTTCGATGGGCATTGGGATCTATCGAGATTCTTCTTAGCAGACATTGTCCTATCTGGTATGGCTACCATGGAAGGTTGAGACTTTTGGAGAGGATAGCTTACATTAACACCATCGTCTACCCTATTACATCCCTCCCTCTTATCGCGTATTGTATCCTTCCCGCTTTTTGCCTTATCACCGACAGATTCATCATACCCGAGGTACGTAAAACTGACCACACTGCctattttctaatattgtgAATGTATATTTTCAATCTTCATCGTCTCGTTATTTAAAGCTATAATAACATTGTTGCAGATAAGTAACTACGCGAGTATTTGGTTTATTCTACTCTTTATCTCAATTGCTGTGACTGGAATTCTGGAGCTGAGATGGAGCGGTGTGAGCATTGAGGATTGGTGGAGGAACGAGCAGTTTTGGGTCATCGGTGGCACATCCGCCCATCTTTTTGCAGTCTTCCAAGGTCTACTTAAGGTTCTTGCTGGTATCGACACCAACTTCACTGTCACATCCAAAGCATCAGACGAAGATGGGGATTTCGCAGAGCTCTACATCTTCAAATGGACAGCTCTTATCATTCCACCAACCACCGTCCTACTTGTGAACCTCATAGGCATTGTGGCTGGTGTCTCTTATGCTGTAAACAGCGGGTACCAATCGTGGGGTCCCCTTTTCGGGAAGCTCTTCTTCGCCTTATGGGTTATTGCCCATCTCTACCCTTTCTTGAAAGGTCTGTTGGGAAGACAGAACCGAACACCAACCATCGTCATTGTCTGGTCTGTTCTTCTTGCCTCCATTTTCTCGTTGCTTTGGGTCAGGATCAATCCCTTTGTCGACGCCAATCCCAATGCCAACAACTTCAACGGCAAAGGAGGTGTCTTTTAGACCCTTATTTATATACGTGTGTGTGTGCATATATCGAAAACGTGCAAAGGAACATTCCAAAACCCAGTGAACCAGGCTGTTGTGGTGATTCCATATCTAAGTTTAGCTTTATCTGAATAGCCAGAGAGTTGTAGAATTGTTCCTACACTGTTGTGATGATTTATAACTTTCGCAGTGGGGAAAAAGATGTGGAAAACCAAATGATACATAGTCTACAAAAGTtcgttatttttttgttatatttattttatttaaagctTGTTAGACTCGCACTTCTGTAATGTTGGAACTTTGTTGTTGTCCCAATGGAATTGGAGTTTTTATTTGTCTAGAAATTTGGAGTTTATATACTAAGCTTTTCACTTCAATACAAAAGGTTCAGTCCAAGAGTTTATATGTTAGATAATGTAACTTACTACACTGAGATTGTACTAGAGAAGTCTGCAAGATGAACTGATAGTTGCTTCATAGGACCTGAGCAAGTTCTTGAGGGCTCTGTTTGTCTGAGGGATAATCAAAGTTTTTGTGTGAACTCTTATTAGCTTATCTGAATCAGaatcaaatcaatcaagaatccaaaacataaaagcaAAGAATGCATCTTTATAATCCCCTCAACattagtttttgaaatctcaagtggtataaatttaaaactatgaACCCAATAAGTATCCACAATGTGTTTCTGTGATCAACCCCTAAAGTTTGCCATGCGAGTCCATGTAACTTCCAAAATCAGGCTTCTGCTTCTTGGTTGTGCTCGACAAGTATCTTCTTGCAAGCTTCATAACACATAAAAGAGATTCCAGCAGCAGGAACCAACTTCAAGCAACTTGGTCCAAGCCCTTTGTACCAACCGAGAATACCTTCATGCTCAAGTATGGTCACCAGAGCGTGCAACATGTTCTTGTACACAACTCTCCCGCTAACTGCTCCCACCTGCATATGCTTCCGGGCCACTTCAAGAGGGAAAGTCGCAGTGCTCGATAGTGCACCCGCTAAAGAACCTATCAAAAGAGTCTCAATGTTTCCAATCCTCTCCTGCTTTGAAAAACTCCGGTATGCTTTTCTTAAGGAATCATACGCAAAGTAATTTGTAGCTGCATATGGAACAACTCCAATAAGGCTAGGAGCAAGACCCCTGTAAAGTTCTGTGGGTCCTTCCTCGCGTATGATTTTAACAAATGCATCAAGAATCCCCTTGTAAACTCCTCTCTGCAAAAAATTTTGGAAGACCCATTACTCAGCAATAACCGCTATTTCAATGAACTATTCTTGTCAAAACGAACTTTACATGCTCTATGATCCTTAACTATCTCTCACATAACACAGTTTAGTGGATCATTGTTCATATATAGACATTTTGAGGAGCAAACCTGAATAGTAAGGCGAGTCTTGACTAGTTCGAGAGGGTATGTCAAGAGAGTTTGGCTAACTCCAGCACAAGCACCGGCGAGTAATGAAGCTGGAATTGGGATCTTCGATTCCTCACCATGTTCTGGTGACAATTTCTTGTTTACAGTCTCGAATACAAAAAGCTACACATACAAGAATTgcaaatattttgaaagttcagtttttttttcacagtttCAACCAAGACAAGACTTTTCACAGATAAAAGAAGTCAAccaatatatattagtataagaAGTCAGAAACTTGCTCAATCTAAATCTCAATTCCTAAAcaaagagacatatatatatatatattggtttgattATGAATTTTGGTACCTCAACGGCTCGAGCAGGTGCAACACGAATGACATTAACCAAATTGCCTCTAAAAAGACCAGTCCAACCTTCATGTTTCATGATTTCACCAAACACTTCAGAGCTCGAGTTTCCACCACTTCCCACCATTAGATGAGTCCTGATTGTCTCCAACGGCGCAACCACAGTTCTAGATACAGCTCCAGCCACGGCTCCGCTCAATAGCCGCCGCAACGAAGGATTAGCGATCTTTATCTTCAGCTTCAGcccacctttcttcttcttcttaccattaacttcttcttccacctcCACATCTTTCCCCGGCATATACTTGGTGTAGAGATCATTGAGCTGGGTAGAGAAGCTGTTGTTGGAAGGATCAGAAGACGAGAGGGATGCGAATGGATTAGTTTGATTAACGCTAGCGAATAACCCACCAATTGGGAGGTGATTTGAGCTGTTGCTTGGGGTCGAATCGAATCCTAAATCGGAAACTGAGAAAAAACCATTCCTTGAGTCGTCGAACAACTGGATTCCGGTTTTCCCCATGTCCCTCACCCAATTTAGTGATTAACTAAAACCGTAGAAAAGGAGGAAACTTTGTTGGAAAAAGTGGAAATTTCGAAGATGGGTGTTGTGCcgagactgagagagagagagattcgaATCTGTTACTGTTATGTCTCTCTCAGACTCGGTCAATGGGTCGTCTCTTTCGctgagattttagggtttaaacCAGTCTgctgctatttttttttttttttgtgttgttgctCTTTTTGGGTGGGTAGGTAGATGAGTCAGCCAGTGGGTGGGACGGAGACTGCGTTTAGGTTTTcagataattaaaaaactatatatatatactgctaacttttattcttatttttaaattttgatatgatattaatatttcttGTAATCTCGAATTGGGAAGTGCAAATCCACGAGATAATTGCCGACAAGAAAGTGTAAGAGCCCCGTAGAAGTAAGTGTTGCTCGGTTTTGTAGTTTTTCAcatgtaataaacaaaaaaaaccttaaccGAAACTCAATCGATCTGAATTAAAAAGTCAAATAATTCGATTTAAAGATATACTGTATTTTTTGATATGATATTAGTATTTCTAAAATAGACTAGCTTCGAAAGcttaaaataatttgtaactTTTGCACCCATTCAAAATCAGGTAaagatcaaaaagaagaaacaaaacaaattaaactccAGTTGACAAGATAAAAATAACTTTGATACTCTTTGGATGTGGTGAAAAGTGAGCAAAGGATTTGTTTGGCGGAAATGAAAAGTTTACTTGGCCATTCCTATATTATACTGTTTCTTATTAGAGAGTCTGTCTGCAGTTAAGACTTGAACGAAATATAAAGAAGTGCCTAAATGTTAGCAAAGGTAAAGAATTGATTTTAAAGCAGAACTGATTATAAAACTCCTACCTCCTTATTATGATGCACGGATAAATAagcctactactactacaaacaAATAATGGAAGAGAATGAGCTTGTGGATACAAAATACATACACATCTTTGCAGAATTCAAATATGACCCTTCTGATATGTGTATAACTCCATAGAACACAAAAATCCCGGTGGtacattgtaatttttaaaGCATCATGTAATTATATTAGCCataacttaaaagttaaaacaactACAATTCATAAAAACAGAGAATGGCAAAGACGAAGATGATCATACCTAACGCAAAACAGTGAAACCAAAAGAGATGCGCAAAATCCTGCTGAAAAATTCCCTCCAAAGCTACCAAAATCATCCTAACCCTTGAACTTATCCCTCAGAATCCCACACATTCTTCAGATTCACAATCCTATGATCATCATCCATTctcatcaatcaaatcaatcatcaGTTTCATTCCGTTTAGCAGCACCTTCACTTTCCCTCACTTCCAAAAGCTTCCCAGCAGCCTCTTCATCACTTTGCTGAACCTTCTTCAAAGCATCCTCAGCCTTAGCAGCCTGCAACTTACAGTGATTGTAATAGGCAACACCCAAGAAGGCAAGCCCGTAGCCAAACAGATTGATAGGAGTGACAGTATCTTTAATCACAGACCAAGAGAAAGCAATCAAAAGCCAATCTTTAACCACACCAGCAACATTCATGGTCAAAGCAGAGGTCTTCCCAACCAAAAGGAACACAGCAAGGTTCAAAGCAAACGCACACACAGAGTTAGTTCCAAAAACCACGAAATCGAAGTGGAAGCTCGACGTCTCTCTTAAAACAGGGAGCTCAACGAAGATCCATGGGAAAAACAAGAACACCAAACAACAAGGAGCAACGTAGTACAAAGAAGTGACTGGATTAAGTTTGATATCTTTAGAACTAAGCAAGATCTGTATCAGAACCAACCTCGTCGCCTCAACAGCTACAGCACCGAGCTGAAGCATAACTCCCCAAGTATCGAACTTTGCTTCACCGTAAGCAGCAATGGCGACACCGAAAGAGATGGAGAGCATGTTTGTCATCGTCTCCGATTTGAAAGACTCTTTCTTTAAGAGTACCCCGATTGAGTAAACAGCGAAAGGCATCAGAGCTTTGAGCATCTGAATGAAGAGCTGAATTTGagagccagagagagagagagtacaaaGCACCGATGGGTACAACAGATCTGATGTAAGTCTCTCGCGTCATTGTTTTAACTGGCTCAACGACTTTGAAGACTTTGATGAGGATGACGGCGAGGGAAGAGCAAAACGCCATGTGGATCATGGTGAGCGTGATCGGGAATGGCCAGTTGTAGAGCTTCTTGTCGAGGATGTATTTGTTGTAGACGATGACGgagaagctgaggaagatcCAGATTGATACGTAGGTGTAGGAGAGGATGATCTTCTTGATGACACCATCGCTTAGCGCACCGCCTTTTCCCATGGTGCCGGAGACGGAGGAGGAGGTGATGCGCAGGATAGCAAAAAAGGGCTCTCAGTGTTTGTGTTGGTTATAAGAAGAGAGACTTTACAGTCAATATTAATGGGTTTGGTTGGGTCTGACTAAATGGTAAGCGAAGCGAGAGGGTTAGGCGTGACTACGCTTCTGCCTAATTGCCTACCTAAGAGAGGATTttatatttaagaatatattgacaaaaaaaattatactagaATCTATTGGtattcaatatattaatttaagccgacaaaaaaaaatatatatattaatttaataaattgtagtgttattcaatattattattgttttaatgataatatgatttgattagaatttaatataaatcaaaaggaaaaaatgtgtgattttgattaaatttgtcaaatactctaaaatctactatcattttctctcttatttaattcttttaaattcaGTCATGGGTGGATATGATGTGCTTTAATTAGTTTACTGTATTACTTACTAGTcaactaggttcggacccgcacttgatttcaaaaactaagttcgCTATCATGTTTATAATATAGTATTACATATTTATGGAGttatgtttgtaattttttttaagaacattttttatttgtttttaattcggATTAGaaaaaattttatcaaatttgtttttgttatttataatgacacctatattaaaaaaatatggtatGTTTATTTCGAGACAGCAAATAGTAAGAGAAATGTGGTGTATCATATgcaatatttgatattttaaagttGAAATTAAGATTTTGATCCAATTTTATAATCTCGTCtcattatctttattttctggtcatgtttttataatttgatttactCGTTGTCATCTCGTAACCAATCGTTCTTTAGttaccataaaatttggatTGATATGGCAATAGACCTGAATTAAATGTCAATTGGATTTTTTGACAggttaattttttatcaaaccaaACCCGTGAAGTGTCAAATAAGcaaaaatcattagaaaaataaaaacttcccAAACCGGGTGATGTAAATTTTCAAGTGGGTCAATTTCGTCTCGGTAAGCTAGTTGATGAACTAACTAtccaaattatttgattttctcCCGTCACCCAAAATTCTCTTATCGTAATTTACCATAATAGTTTAGATAACGTTTTCTGTTTTCCGAATTACCAGTTTCCATTTCGTACCCATTTTCTtgtccaaatatttataataaatatgtcaatgaaaattttcaaatatattaccAACCCATcccatcttatatatatttctctcaaGCAATGCTTTTAAACCCTGACCAGACCGGCTAGGCAGAGCGGTTTAACCGCGACCTGGTTGGTGTTCCAGTCTGGTGATATACGtaaaacacatcaaaaacagaaaaaaacgtTTAAGATCCAAAAACCATGGTTAAACTGGTGAGCTGGTTAAACTGGATCAACACATCTTTGGAACCCAATTTTTATGCTAACGTGAAACTGTTATTTATTGGACAAAGTatctagttctttttttttcatataatctGATGTGGGACTCTACATAACATTTCTAAAATCAAgggtagttttgttttttgtctcttttttctcCTATTATGCGTGTCTAAATGTTTGtctaatcaaaaagaaaatcatatttttcaacATGAATCCAGAATTCTCATTAAATATTTGAAGTATAACTGATCCATGTATGCTACAGTTAAAAGTAAATGAACCTCTTCTTGAAAATTCAATTAAACATTATTCAATTAGCCGATTCATACTTCAtagtatatgtttgatccaTGTATGCTCCATGAAGCATAAATGATCCATGTATGcttataatttataatgattATGGGTCCAACATGCcctttttttaaagaaattgaaTGGAATGTGTTGTTCCTTGTTTTTGTTACCATTTagaagtaatttattttttgaattttaacatGTGGCCCCTACACTATTCctacttgtcttttttttcaagaaacgtaaaagaaatttgttcattttcaaattttataaggAATAGATTTTCCTATTCATtcatgttttatcattttttcttttctggatcgttcttttttattcttattccTCCTCGTTATTTTTGTTCCTTGGTAGATTATCAATCGGAGcctatgaatttttattttcaatggaTCGTAGAGATTAATACTTCTTTGGCTTTTAGAATTTCTAAggagcataatttttttttcttttttttttttttttaacttggtggttagttttttttttttttNNNNNNNNNNNNNNNNNNNNNNNNNNNNNNNNNNNNNNNNNNNNNNNNNNNNNNNNNNNNNNNNNNNNNNNNNNNNNNNNNNNNNNNNNNNNNNNNNNNNNNNNNNNNNNNNNNNNNNNNNNNNNNNNNNNNNNNNNNNNNNNttttttttttttttttttttttttttaacttggtggttagttttttttttttttgaattcttgGTTTCCCTCCTATTCTTtctagtcttttttttgttctctttctaaAGTTAAAATAAGACATAAATGATACCTTTTTTATTTCCAGACCgataaaaccaaattaaataagtttaagtatatacaatttcgaatttagttgtttttttattatggaACAACTTTAAACAACTTCCAAAATCTCGCAATTATACATTGGTATTTTACGAAGAACTAAAAAttatagtttattatattaCGGGTTTAACtctaactttttatatattaaaatttaatagagttaaaatattaatattactgaaatttttaatagagtttaaatataatatttttaaactttcaatggagtttaattatttaaaataatttaaaaattctataaaattttaatatttataatatgtgtgcttttcaaaagtttcaatattataaattttgaaatttcgaaaagttttatattatatatacttaaataaatagctgaattaacttttaaatttggacgcttgataaatcaaagCCTCCTGCTCCTTCGTAATTGGAAAGAGTATAAGTCCTATTTATAGTGATGTTGAAccatatttcaatatattttgcCGATGTGGGACTCGACATACacttttctatatcttttaatatataatcaaattaaatttttttacatatatatgaaactttgattttaattctttccatctataataatcataattaattactttcatttcgttaaggaaatattgcAAAATCTTTAGtaaatgattatttgtttttatttaattgtattaaattgatttgttgtttctatacatatctcacaatataaaagtaaatcaaatatgtttacatatatataatttcgattttaattctttgattattatggaaGCAAACTTTAAACAACTTCCAAAGATATTGAGTAATTATGGGTTCTACTTATATGGCATAtagaattaaattttgatttccttATATATCAAACGAAATTTAGTTGCTAAGATTATATGAACTTCTCTTAGAAATTATAATTAGCTTAGAATNaatttttaatagagtttaaatataatatttttaaactttcaatggagtttaattatttaaaataatttaaaaattctataaaattttaatatttataatatgtgtgcttttcaaaagtttcaatattataaattttgaaatttcgaaaagttttatattatatatacttaaataaatagctgaattaacttttaaatttggacgcttgataaatcaaagCCTCCTGCTCCTTCGTAATTGGAAAGAGTATAAGTCCTATTTATAGTGATGTTGAAccatatttcaatatattttgcCGATGTGGGACTCGACATACacttttctatatctttta from the Camelina sativa cultivar DH55 chromosome 12, Cs, whole genome shotgun sequence genome contains:
- the LOC104730033 gene encoding adenine nucleotide transporter BT1, chloroplastic/mitochondrial-like encodes the protein MGKTGIQLFDDSRNGFFSVSDLGFDSTPSNSSNHLPIGGLFASVNQTNPFASLSSSDPSNNSFSTQLNDLYTKYMPGKDVEVEEEVNGKKKKKGGLKLKIKIANPSLRRLLSGAVAGAVSRTVVAPLETIRTHLMVGSGGNSSSEVFGEIMKHEGWTGLFRGNLVNVIRVAPARAVELFVFETVNKKLSPEHGEESKIPIPASLLAGACAGVSQTLLTYPLELVKTRLTIQRGVYKGILDAFVKIIREEGPTELYRGLAPSLIGVVPYAATNYFAYDSLRKAYRSFSKQERIGNIETLLIGSLAGALSSTATFPLEVARKHMQVGAVSGRVVYKNMLHALVTILEHEGILGWYKGLGPSCLKLVPAAGISFMCYEACKKILVEHNQEAEA